Proteins from a single region of Parasedimentitalea psychrophila:
- a CDS encoding exodeoxyribonuclease VII small subunit: protein MTQTPVEDMSFELAMKELETVVSKLERGDVALDASIALYERGALLKKRCEDELKRAEEKVAAITLDAGGTATGTTPLDAG from the coding sequence ATGACCCAGACACCCGTTGAAGACATGAGCTTTGAGCTGGCGATGAAAGAGCTGGAAACCGTGGTGAGCAAACTGGAACGCGGTGACGTGGCACTGGATGCCTCGATTGCATTGTACGAACGGGGCGCGCTGTTGAAGAAACGCTGCGAGGACGAGCTGAAGCGGGCCGAGGAAAAGGTCGCGGCGATCACCCTGGACGCAGGCGGCACCGCAACCGGCACCACGCCGCTGGACGCGGGTTAA
- a CDS encoding histone deacetylase family protein: MTTALITHADCLTHVTPEGHPERVARLEHVLHALEPLDLLRVGAPMAAEDDILRIHPASYVAELRKARPNEGFGQLDGDTFLSPGSLDAAFRGAGAVLRGVDMVLSGEAQNVFAAIRPPGHHAERDTAMGFCLFGNAALAAKHALDHHGLSRVAVVDFDVHHGNGTQDLLWDEKRALLITSQQMPLWPGSGRADEDGAFGNILNMPLPPESGGVEMRAAYQTQAFPRLRAFKPELIILSAGFDAHRDDPLANLNWTTQDFAWLTAELCALAQDLCGGRIVSTLEGGYDLNALSSACKAHVDELIKASA, translated from the coding sequence ATGACCACAGCCCTGATCACCCATGCCGATTGCCTGACCCATGTAACCCCCGAAGGCCACCCCGAGCGGGTGGCCCGGCTGGAACACGTCCTGCACGCATTGGAACCGCTGGATCTGTTGCGGGTCGGGGCGCCGATGGCAGCCGAGGATGACATCCTGCGCATCCATCCGGCATCTTATGTGGCGGAGCTCCGCAAGGCCCGACCAAATGAGGGCTTTGGCCAGCTGGACGGAGACACGTTTCTGTCGCCCGGTTCGCTGGACGCCGCATTCAGGGGCGCCGGCGCCGTGCTGCGCGGCGTCGATATGGTGCTGAGCGGCGAGGCGCAGAACGTCTTTGCCGCCATCCGCCCGCCGGGGCATCACGCCGAAAGGGACACCGCCATGGGGTTTTGCCTGTTTGGCAACGCAGCGCTGGCGGCAAAACATGCGCTGGATCACCACGGGCTAAGCCGGGTGGCGGTGGTTGATTTTGATGTTCACCACGGCAATGGCACTCAGGATCTTCTGTGGGATGAAAAACGCGCGCTGCTGATCACCTCGCAGCAAATGCCGCTGTGGCCCGGATCTGGCCGCGCGGACGAGGATGGCGCCTTTGGCAACATCCTCAATATGCCGCTGCCACCTGAAAGTGGCGGAGTTGAAATGCGGGCGGCCTATCAGACCCAGGCCTTCCCGCGGCTGCGCGCCTTTAAACCCGAGTTGATCATCCTTTCGGCTGGCTTTGACGCCCACCGCGACGACCCTCTGGCCAACCTGAACTGGACGACCCAGGATTTCGCCTGGCTGACCGCCGAACTCTGTGCCCTTGCGCAGGATTTATGCGGCGGCCGTATCGTCTCGACTTTGGAAGGCGGGTATGATCTGAACGCGCTGAGCAGTGCCTGCAAGGCACACGTAGACGAATTGATAAAGGCATCGGCATGA
- a CDS encoding response regulator — protein MSQFDAHLLIVDDDERIRDLLKKFLMRAGFLVTAARDAAHARRVLAGLDFDLIVMDVMMPGEDGVSLTKHLRETRSTPIMLLTARGDIEHRIAGLEAGADDYLSKPFEPKELLLRINAILRRMPETPAREAAPKVLHLGPIRYDMDRGEMWRGDELIRLTGTESQLMKIFSACPGEPVSRSKLVEDLGRDRGQAQERAVDVQITRLRRKIEPNPKQPQYLQTVRGAGYMLAPD, from the coding sequence ATGAGCCAGTTTGATGCCCATCTGTTGATTGTCGACGACGACGAGCGCATTCGCGATCTGCTGAAGAAGTTTCTGATGCGGGCCGGGTTTCTGGTCACCGCCGCCCGGGACGCCGCCCATGCGCGCCGAGTGCTTGCCGGATTGGATTTTGACCTGATTGTGATGGATGTAATGATGCCCGGCGAAGACGGGGTGTCCCTGACAAAACACCTGCGCGAAACCCGCAGCACGCCGATCATGTTGCTGACCGCGCGGGGGGACATCGAACATCGCATTGCCGGGCTGGAAGCCGGGGCGGACGACTACCTGTCCAAGCCGTTTGAGCCCAAAGAGCTATTGCTCAGAATCAACGCCATCCTGCGGCGGATGCCGGAAACTCCGGCCCGCGAAGCGGCGCCCAAAGTTCTGCATCTGGGGCCAATCCGCTATGATATGGACCGGGGAGAGATGTGGCGAGGCGATGAGTTGATCCGTTTGACCGGCACTGAAAGCCAGCTGATGAAGATATTCTCGGCCTGCCCCGGCGAACCGGTCAGCCGCTCTAAGCTGGTCGAAGATCTGGGCCGCGATCGGGGGCAGGCGCAGGAACGTGCGGTGGATGTGCAGATCACCCGCCTGCGCCGCAAGATCGAGCCGAACCCAAAACAGCCGCAATATCTGCAAACGGTGCGCGGTGCGGGGTATATGCTGGCCCCTGACTAA
- a CDS encoding MarR family winged helix-turn-helix transcriptional regulator produces the protein MSDGRSGQSFSGESLLFLTDEQLRQGIEAMFFAYRGFTADPDRILSEMAYGRAHHRAVHFINRAPGTTVNNLLTILGVTKQSLNRVLRTLIGDGLVESRVGTVDKRERHLFLTEHGHALEATLSDAQRARMRSAYKDAGPEAVQGFKRVLEAMMDADMRRAYGKMRDTGS, from the coding sequence ATGTCGGACGGACGTTCAGGTCAGAGTTTTAGCGGCGAAAGCCTGCTTTTTCTAACTGACGAGCAGCTGCGGCAAGGGATTGAGGCGATGTTTTTTGCCTATCGCGGATTTACCGCCGACCCGGATCGCATTCTGTCAGAAATGGCCTATGGCCGCGCCCATCACCGCGCTGTCCATTTCATCAACCGCGCACCGGGCACCACGGTCAACAATCTGCTGACCATTCTGGGCGTCACCAAACAATCGCTGAACCGCGTCCTGCGGACATTGATCGGCGACGGGCTGGTCGAAAGCCGGGTGGGGACAGTTGATAAGCGCGAGCGGCATCTGTTCCTCACCGAACACGGGCATGCGCTTGAGGCCACCCTGTCGGACGCCCAGCGGGCGCGGATGCGGTCGGCCTATAAGGACGCAGGCCCAGAAGCGGTGCAGGGGTTCAAGCGGGTGCTGGAGGCGATGATGGATGCTGATATGCGCCGCGCCTATGGCAAAATGAGGGACACAGGGTCATGA
- a CDS encoding branched-chain amino acid aminotransferase encodes MSGYDDRDGVIWLDGEMVPWRDAQVHVLSHAMHYASSVFEGERAYNGKIFKSRLHSERLIKSAEALDMPMPYSVDQIEAAKEEALKASGLQDAYVRALVWRGSGEDMGVASAKNPVRMAIAVWGWGAYYGDAKMQGAKLDIAEYQRPSPATIPVHAKAAGLYMICTISKHKAEAKGCSDALFMDYRGYVAEATGANIFFVKDGEVHTPLPDCFLNGITRQTVIGMLKDRGITVHERHIMPEEMAGFEQCWLTGTAAEVTPVGQIGEYMFEVGTLTREIAEAYEALVRA; translated from the coding sequence ATGTCGGGATATGATGATCGCGATGGCGTGATCTGGTTGGATGGCGAAATGGTTCCGTGGCGCGACGCACAGGTGCATGTGCTGTCTCATGCTATGCATTATGCCTCCTCGGTTTTTGAGGGCGAGCGCGCCTATAACGGTAAGATCTTCAAAAGTCGGCTGCATTCGGAACGGTTGATCAAATCTGCCGAGGCGCTGGATATGCCGATGCCGTACAGTGTTGATCAGATCGAGGCGGCCAAGGAAGAGGCGCTGAAGGCCAGCGGGCTGCAGGACGCATATGTGCGTGCATTGGTCTGGCGTGGTTCCGGCGAGGACATGGGTGTTGCCTCGGCCAAGAACCCGGTGCGCATGGCGATCGCGGTTTGGGGTTGGGGGGCCTATTACGGTGACGCCAAAATGCAGGGTGCCAAATTGGATATCGCTGAATACCAACGGCCCAGCCCGGCGACCATTCCGGTCCACGCCAAGGCGGCGGGTCTCTACATGATCTGCACCATCTCCAAGCACAAGGCCGAGGCCAAGGGCTGCTCGGATGCTCTGTTCATGGATTACCGCGGCTATGTGGCCGAGGCGACCGGCGCCAATATCTTCTTCGTCAAAGACGGCGAAGTGCACACACCGCTGCCGGATTGCTTTCTCAACGGCATCACCCGTCAGACGGTGATTGGTATGCTCAAGGATCGTGGCATCACCGTACACGAGCGTCACATCATGCCCGAGGAAATGGCCGGGTTTGAGCAGTGCTGGCTGACCGGCACCGCCGCCGAGGTTACCCCGGTGGGGCAGATCGGTGAGTATATGTTTGAGGTTGGCACCCTGACCCGCGAGATCGCCGAGGCCTACGAGGCTTTGGTTCGGGCCTGA
- a CDS encoding DMT family transporter, producing MVKSLTSHRPLLAVGLKVAAIGLFTTMAAIIKATAEHVTAGEAVFFRSLFAIPIIVIWLMMRGELRHGLIAKNPMGHVWRGVLGTSAMGLTFTGLGMLPLPEVTAIGFATPIFTLILAAVFLGETIRLIRISAVIVGLAGVLVMIWPRLSGGVDTGDTATLGAILILIATIARAMVQIHIRQLVQTEHTAAIVFYFSITATGLSLLTLPFGWQVPNWTVLSMLVASGFIGGVAQILVTSSYRFAPASMLAPYDYASMLFAIIIGYVWFAELPTLVMLAGATLVIAGNGLVIWRESRLGVVRGKARPMIDPKGG from the coding sequence ATGGTAAAATCGTTAACATCGCATCGACCACTGCTGGCCGTTGGCCTTAAGGTCGCCGCCATCGGGCTGTTCACCACCATGGCAGCGATCATCAAAGCCACCGCCGAACATGTCACCGCCGGTGAGGCGGTTTTCTTTCGGTCGCTGTTTGCTATTCCGATCATCGTGATCTGGCTGATGATGCGCGGGGAGTTGCGCCACGGGCTGATTGCGAAAAACCCTATGGGCCATGTCTGGCGCGGGGTGCTGGGGACATCTGCGATGGGCCTGACCTTTACCGGGTTGGGGATGCTGCCGCTGCCCGAAGTCACCGCAATCGGATTTGCAACACCCATTTTCACCCTGATCCTGGCGGCGGTGTTTCTCGGCGAGACCATCCGCCTGATCCGCATCAGCGCCGTTATCGTTGGTCTGGCCGGGGTGCTGGTGATGATCTGGCCACGGCTAAGCGGCGGAGTGGACACCGGCGACACCGCCACGCTGGGCGCTATTTTGATCCTGATTGCCACCATCGCGCGGGCCATGGTGCAGATCCATATCCGGCAATTGGTGCAGACCGAGCACACCGCCGCCATCGTGTTCTATTTTTCGATCACCGCCACCGGCCTGTCGCTGCTGACCCTGCCGTTTGGCTGGCAGGTGCCAAACTGGACCGTTCTTTCGATGCTGGTTGCCAGCGGATTTATCGGTGGAGTGGCGCAGATCCTGGTGACCTCGTCTTACCGCTTTGCCCCGGCGTCAATGCTGGCACCCTATGATTATGCCTCGATGCTGTTTGCCATCATCATCGGCTATGTCTGGTTCGCCGAGCTGCCAACTCTGGTGATGCTGGCCGGCGCCACATTGGTCATTGCGGGCAATGGGCTGGTGATCTGGCGCGAAAGCCGTCTGGGAGTGGTGCGTGGCAAAGCCCGGCCAATGATCGACCCCAAGGGGGGATAA
- a CDS encoding cation transporter, whose protein sequence is MAGCCGHNAQFDGVSADYKRRLWLVIAINAAMFGVEMSAGQMSGSQALKADALDFLGDALTYGISLAVIGATLRTRSLAAMGKGISLLLMGLWVFGSTVYSVFYIGVPQAQIMGSIGFMALTANLASVMILARYKDGDANVRSVWLCSRNDAIGNVAVMIAALGVWGTASGWPDLIVAGIMAGLFLSSAFQILLQALREQKTEAAHAH, encoded by the coding sequence ATGGCAGGATGCTGCGGCCATAACGCCCAATTTGATGGGGTTTCGGCGGATTATAAACGAAGGTTATGGCTGGTGATCGCCATCAATGCGGCCATGTTTGGGGTCGAGATGAGTGCCGGTCAGATGTCCGGCAGTCAGGCGCTCAAGGCGGATGCGCTGGATTTTCTCGGCGACGCGCTGACCTATGGTATTTCGCTGGCGGTGATCGGCGCCACCCTGCGCACCCGCTCGCTGGCCGCGATGGGCAAGGGCATCAGCCTGCTGCTGATGGGGCTGTGGGTGTTTGGCTCCACCGTCTATTCGGTGTTCTACATTGGGGTGCCGCAGGCGCAGATCATGGGCTCGATTGGCTTTATGGCACTCACCGCCAACCTTGCCTCGGTGATGATTCTAGCGCGCTACAAAGACGGTGACGCCAATGTGCGGTCGGTCTGGCTGTGTTCGCGCAATGACGCCATCGGCAACGTCGCGGTGATGATCGCGGCGCTGGGGGTCTGGGGCACCGCCTCTGGCTGGCCGGACCTGATAGTGGCCGGTATCATGGCTGGATTGTTCCTCAGTTCCGCCTTCCAAATTCTGCTGCAAGCGCTCAGGGAACAAAAGACAGAGGCCGCTCACGCCCATTAA
- a CDS encoding MerR family transcriptional regulator: MYSIGAMSKATGVKVPTIRYYEDIGLLRAPGRNAGNQRRYDQHGKETLGFIKHARDLGFGLDDIRALMRLNGDLGTDCAEADRIAASQLVNVQARIAKLQQLATELERISHLCDGGNGGQCRVLTALGDHSQCTSAHD, encoded by the coding sequence ATGTATTCCATTGGCGCAATGTCCAAGGCCACCGGGGTTAAGGTGCCGACCATCCGCTATTACGAAGACATCGGTTTGCTGCGTGCTCCGGGGCGCAATGCGGGCAATCAGCGGCGCTATGATCAGCACGGCAAAGAGACATTGGGGTTCATCAAACACGCCCGAGATCTGGGTTTTGGGCTGGACGATATCCGGGCTCTGATGCGGCTGAATGGCGATCTGGGCACAGATTGCGCCGAGGCCGACCGTATTGCGGCCAGCCAGTTGGTCAATGTTCAGGCCCGAATTGCCAAGCTGCAACAATTGGCGACTGAACTGGAGCGGATCAGTCACCTGTGTGACGGTGGCAACGGTGGCCAGTGTCGGGTGCTGACGGCGCTGGGCGATCACAGCCAATGCACCAGCGCCCATGACTAG
- a CDS encoding AEC family transporter, with translation MATILAITFPIYATIGLGYLIVYKGWFSAAEMRSFGQYVMNIALPALLFNAVSSRDISDIFQPDYMLVYGLGGLATIGFSYALFSLGNLDPKRRALGVMGSTCPNSAFIGFPIMLLLFPDLASSVLTLNFLVETLLLVPICLVLMELADSDNTQPAYQQFGTALLKLLRMPLMIGLLLGLAASLIDLSLPAPVGRFIQMLAASAGALSLVVIGGSLVGLPLHGNRSLAAQITGIKLILHPALVGLAVIILTFFGLIQLSPEMRSAVIISAAMPMFGSYTVFAQKLKLQGAASLAVLGATTGAFVTLSLFLLWLT, from the coding sequence ATGGCAACCATTCTGGCGATTACGTTCCCGATCTATGCCACCATCGGATTGGGCTACCTGATTGTCTATAAGGGATGGTTCAGCGCCGCTGAAATGCGCAGTTTCGGGCAATATGTGATGAATATTGCCCTGCCGGCGCTGCTGTTCAATGCGGTATCGTCGCGCGACATAAGCGACATATTTCAACCGGATTACATGCTGGTCTATGGCCTCGGCGGGCTGGCGACCATTGGGTTTTCCTATGCGCTGTTCAGCCTGGGAAACCTCGACCCAAAGCGGCGAGCACTTGGGGTCATGGGATCGACCTGCCCAAACAGTGCCTTCATCGGATTTCCAATCATGCTGTTGCTGTTTCCCGATCTGGCCAGCAGCGTCCTGACCCTGAACTTTCTGGTCGAAACCCTGCTGTTGGTTCCGATCTGCCTGGTGCTGATGGAGCTGGCCGACAGCGACAACACCCAGCCGGCGTACCAACAGTTTGGCACTGCCCTGCTGAAACTGCTCCGTATGCCGCTGATGATCGGTCTGTTGCTTGGGCTGGCGGCGTCGCTGATTGATCTGTCACTGCCCGCCCCGGTTGGCCGGTTTATCCAAATGCTGGCGGCCTCGGCCGGAGCGCTGTCACTGGTGGTCATCGGAGGGTCACTGGTTGGGCTGCCACTGCATGGCAACCGAAGTCTGGCGGCGCAGATCACCGGCATCAAACTCATTCTGCATCCGGCTCTGGTGGGGCTTGCGGTGATCATTCTGACGTTCTTTGGGCTGATCCAGCTTAGCCCGGAGATGCGCAGCGCGGTGATCATATCGGCCGCGATGCCAATGTTTGGCTCTTATACGGTGTTTGCCCAGAAGCTGAAACTGCAGGGGGCGGCCAGCCTTGCAGTGCTGGGCGCCACCACAGGCGCCTTTGTCACGCTCAGCCTGTTTCTACTCTGGCTGACCTGA
- the aroC gene encoding chorismate synthase, whose translation MSMNSFGHLFRFTTWGESHGPALGATVDGCPPNVPLEPDMLQAWLDKRRPGQNKNMTQRNEPDAVKILSGVFEGKTTGTPIQLMIENTDQRSKDYGDIANTFRPGHADITYYQKYGNRDYRGGGRSSARETAARVAAGGIAREAIKALIPGLEIKGYMVAMGEMEIDRSRFDWDAIDKNDFWIPDAAAVQGWEDYLQDLRKDHDSVGAIVEIVARGVPAGIGAPIYSKLDTELAAAMMSINAVKGVEIGEGMNAARLKGSENADEIFRGNDGSPVYSSNHSGGILGGISSGQDIVVRFAVKPTSSILTPRQSIRKDGSSAEVITKGRHDPCVGIRAVPVGEAMMACVILDHLLLHRGQIGENQGVIG comes from the coding sequence ATGTCGATGAATAGCTTTGGCCATCTCTTCCGTTTCACCACCTGGGGCGAAAGCCACGGCCCGGCGCTGGGGGCCACGGTTGACGGATGCCCGCCCAATGTGCCGCTGGAGCCGGACATGCTGCAGGCATGGCTGGACAAGCGCCGCCCCGGTCAGAACAAGAACATGACCCAGCGCAACGAGCCCGATGCGGTGAAAATCCTGTCGGGGGTGTTTGAGGGCAAGACAACCGGCACCCCGATCCAGCTGATGATCGAAAACACCGACCAGCGCTCCAAGGATTATGGCGATATCGCCAATACCTTTCGGCCCGGCCACGCCGATATCACCTATTACCAGAAATACGGCAACCGCGACTATCGCGGTGGCGGCCGCAGCTCGGCCCGTGAAACAGCAGCCCGGGTTGCGGCTGGCGGGATTGCCCGCGAGGCAATCAAAGCCCTGATCCCCGGACTGGAGATCAAGGGCTATATGGTGGCGATGGGAGAGATGGAGATCGACCGCTCGCGGTTCGACTGGGACGCCATCGACAAAAACGATTTCTGGATCCCCGATGCGGCTGCGGTGCAGGGTTGGGAGGATTATCTGCAAGATCTGCGCAAGGACCATGATTCTGTCGGTGCCATTGTCGAGATTGTAGCCCGCGGCGTGCCTGCCGGCATCGGTGCGCCGATCTATAGCAAGCTCGACACTGAACTGGCGGCAGCGATGATGTCGATCAACGCTGTCAAAGGCGTCGAGATTGGCGAAGGCATGAATGCCGCGCGGCTGAAGGGCTCAGAAAACGCCGATGAAATCTTTCGTGGCAACGATGGCTCACCGGTCTATTCCTCGAACCATTCGGGCGGCATCCTGGGCGGGATCTCCAGCGGTCAGGACATTGTGGTGCGGTTTGCCGTCAAGCCAACCTCGTCGATCCTGACCCCGCGCCAGTCGATCCGCAAGGACGGCTCCTCGGCCGAGGTGATCACCAAGGGCCGCCACGACCCCTGCGTCGGCATCCGCGCGGTGCCGGTGGGAGAGGCGATGATGGCCTGTGTCATTCTGGACCATCTGTTGTTGCACCGGGGACAGATCGGCGAAAACCAAGGGGTAATCGGCTAG
- the thiB gene encoding thiamine ABC transporter substrate binding subunit — translation MKYLVLAAGLLSTTAANADVPELTVYTYDSFVSDWGPGPAVEEAFEKICGCDLKLVGAGDGAALLARIRLEGARSDADVVLGLDTNLTAAAKATGLFADHAVSADYTLPIEWNDKTFAPYDWGYFSFVHNADAAAPANFKDLAASDAKIVIQDPRSSTPGLGLLMWVKAAYGDDAPAIWADLSDNIVTVTKGWSEAYGLFLEGEADMVLSYTTSPAYHLIAEEDASKAAALFDEGHYVQVEVAGKLAASDQPELADQFLDFMVSDAFQSIIPTTNWMYPAVTPAAGLPAGFETLVQPGKSLLLSEDEAASLRDVALDEWLTALSQ, via the coding sequence ATGAAGTATCTTGTACTTGCAGCGGGACTGTTGAGCACCACAGCGGCAAATGCCGACGTGCCCGAACTGACCGTTTATACCTATGACAGCTTTGTTTCCGATTGGGGCCCCGGCCCGGCGGTGGAAGAGGCCTTTGAAAAGATCTGTGGCTGTGATTTGAAACTGGTCGGGGCCGGCGATGGCGCCGCCCTGCTGGCGCGGATCAGGCTGGAAGGCGCACGTTCGGATGCCGATGTGGTTCTGGGGCTGGATACCAATCTGACCGCCGCCGCCAAGGCAACAGGTCTGTTTGCCGACCATGCGGTGAGCGCCGACTACACGTTGCCGATCGAGTGGAACGACAAAACCTTTGCGCCCTATGACTGGGGCTATTTCTCATTTGTGCATAACGCCGATGCGGCCGCACCTGCAAATTTCAAGGATCTTGCCGCAAGTGACGCGAAAATCGTCATTCAGGATCCACGCTCCTCCACCCCTGGTCTGGGCCTGCTGATGTGGGTCAAGGCGGCTTATGGTGACGATGCACCGGCGATCTGGGCTGATCTGTCGGACAATATCGTCACCGTCACCAAAGGCTGGTCCGAAGCCTATGGGCTGTTCTTGGAGGGCGAGGCCGACATGGTGCTGTCTTATACCACTTCGCCAGCCTATCACCTGATCGCCGAGGAGGACGCCTCCAAGGCTGCGGCGCTGTTTGACGAAGGGCATTACGTGCAGGTTGAGGTTGCCGGTAAGCTGGCCGCCAGTGATCAGCCCGAGCTGGCCGATCAGTTCCTGGACTTCATGGTCTCCGATGCGTTCCAGTCGATCATCCCGACCACCAACTGGATGTATCCGGCGGTGACCCCTGCGGCGGGCCTGCCTGCTGGTTTTGAAACCCTGGTGCAGCCGGGCAAATCACTGCTGCTGAGTGAAGACGAGGCGGCCTCCCTTCGGGATGTTGCATTGGACGAATGGCTGACTGCGCTCAGCCAGTAA